In Fusarium fujikuroi IMI 58289 draft genome, chromosome FFUJ_chr08, one genomic interval encodes:
- a CDS encoding related to raffinose invertase, whose product MRSILPVPTPPPESCPYSRESHYQASADVIPLLIDDTYHVFHLNTPPATKHHPERLRATWSRLRSTNLIEWERDPEPVLSPGESTSDPDADGAWTGCAVLDLDQHMNIFYTGYNLSQNGRQTILRAKAKDLHGTRFEKDATPVTIHPEGLDKYEDIDFRDPFVFYNRAEGRYWMLVATRLANGPYWSRGCIALLTSPDLEAWTVAPEPLYAPNDVFCPECPEIFTLPNGKWYLVYSRFHAPNAGTVYRIADTPYGPFRVPRDGSHGRLDGRRWYAAKSCPKAGDPDKRISFGWIGDYADDEKKWLWGGDLGVTRVMWADTNACLRIDASQEFRSYIWRCSKPVSPSNAAPSLYLCSLGTTATHFPELGSAEWKKDLMVDFKVAACDAHTFGVMLQTDSSGKGHRLQFNPQGNGFFSVALITDFPPLDDFWADQYRIYIPRPVDGPELVRHDNVSLVDGVFLFLRGQLVEVFCGGRALSFRLPIPPNWASGERDGVRRLGWFVEDGMVDLVDINMRHSRSYKDNSVESDNGLEDAD is encoded by the coding sequence ATGCGATCAATACTCCCTGTCCCAACTCCACCTCCCGAATCATGTCCCTACTCTCGCGAATCACACTACCAAGCTTCCGCCGATGTCATTCCTCTGCTCATTGACGATACATACCACgtcttccatctcaacacCCCGCCAGCCACAAAGCACCACCCAGAGCGTCTAAGAGCAACATGGTCCCGGCTCCGATCAACAAATCTTATCGAATGGGAGCGTGATCCAGAACCTGTCTTGTCGCCTGGTGAATCCACCTCTGATCCAGATGCCGATGGTGCTTGGACGGGATGTGCAGTGCTTGATCTAGATCAGCACATGAACATCTTTTACACGGGGTATAACCTGTCGCAAAATGGTCGTCAGACGATACTGCGTGCCAAAGCAAAAGATCTCCATGGTACGAGGTTTGAGAAAGATGCAACGCCAGTCACAATTCATCCCGAAGGACTCGATAAGTATGAGGACATTGACTTTCGAGATCCCTTTGTCTTTTATAACCGTGCCGAAGGTCGATATTGGATGCTTGTAGCTACTCGACTAGCCAATGGCCCGTATTGGAGTCGCGGATGCATCGCGTTGTTAACATCGCCGGATCTCGAAGCCTGGACCGTTGCGCCTGAACCTCTATACGCCCCCAACGACGTCTTCTGCCCCGAATGTCCAGAGATCTTCACACTGCCCAACGGAAAGTGGTATCTTGTGTACTCGCGCTTCCACGCCCCGAATGCAGGAACAGTATATCGCATCGCTGACACGCCATACGGGCCATTCCGCGTGCCAAGAGACGGATCTCATGGCCGGCTCGACGGTCGCCGTTGGTACGCAGCCAAGTCCTGCCCTAAAGCGGGAGATCCCGACAAGAGGATCAGCTTTGGCTGGATTGGAGACTACGccgacgatgagaagaagtggctTTGGGGAGGTGATCTTGGTGTCACTAGAGTTATGTGGGCAGACACAAACGCTTGTCTGCGCATTGATGCCTCTCAAGAATTCAGGAGTTACATATGGCGATGCTCCAAGCCTGTTTCGCCGAGCAATGCTGCTCCAAGCTTATATCTCTGCTCCCTCGGCACAACAGCGACTCATTTCCCTGAGCTGGGTTCTGCGGAGTGGAAGAAGGATCTCATGGTAGACTTCAAGGTCGCAGCTTGTGATGCGCATACTTTTGGCGTCATGCTCCAGACCGACAGCTCAGGTAAAGGCCATCGTCTCCAGTTTAACCCTCAGGGAAACGGCTTCTTCTCCGTCGCCCTCATCACCGACTTTCCACCCCTCGACGACTTCTGGGCAGACCAGTATCGCATTTATATCCCCCGACCTGTCGACGGTCCCGAGTTAGTACGACACGATAACGTCAGTCTCGTCGATGGAGTCTTCCTCTTTTTGAGGGGTCAGCTCGTCGAGGTCTTCTGCGGAGGCCGAGCGCTGAGTTTCCGACTACCTATACCGCCCAACTGGGCCAGCGGCGAGCGAGACGGTGTGCGCAGATTGGGATGGTTTGTGGAAGATGGTATGGTTGATTTAGTTGATATTAATATGCGGCATTCGAGGAGCTACAAGGACAACTCAGTTGAGTCTGACAATGGCCTCGAAGATGCCGACTGA
- a CDS encoding DAL81-transcriptional activator-like protein yields MEIITPQDYQNNARKRQRRSLRPCDACRKRKTRCVTKDGDDNCVHCQLRATPCTFQHDPPERQVASGSGSSGISGPNSNTTISLQQQDDVGHEDQSQTSARSMSQSRKTSRDDVQSVQSVHSVPSVQAFLSPAETRASADSGIPLAPPSVMVPELGPLDRTMGCSSTRFAELYGLGSDMEPILMRHRPYDPQTHEFSLDTHAIRRVLERDDGQEYPLTFHMARDEKAVEGDPTFSQVDAIESCVRPHGPSLVELFWRHVQPCYPILSKDPFTLAYSQSYRRIPAALLGAIYLSAIRWWTYDPELSIRNPPDAALLRRMLRSAIPASYHRPKLSSIQAALLLLQCQPEDPLNPDHTFQWGLTCQALAIGQCLGLHLDASNWTIPQWERNVRKRLSWALFMQDRWTALAYGRPVHIHDDDWTVGDLTPGDFSDFDSEGHAASASASGSVSSSVSVSGSDDDRRSIAATGMTQFIQMVRLTQILSVVYSSFYTARTCREQDTVILWEKARPLFEMLTNWYHSIPPTLQMNVIYQRKLCFHGYLHFSYYGVVMTLLRRLIRSTALPPRCSDDRVLSSIRQIALQTAQSAISFVISLRPDHLEAFWYFTSPYLFSLLGSFTTLLLVTSLSSQERHFWQETLNSYLWNLRMMSKSHQPMQYAVNRLKGAILRGLEHSLAVNLNEPLNDKVSPMMGNYGADVYEYTDFGDWDLAAGASGPYAGASGPYDLLSGLVIQPNPMMPQRDLG; encoded by the coding sequence ATGGAAATCATCACACCCCAGGACTATCAGAACAACGCCCGCAAGCGACAGCGTCGCAGTCTTCGTCCCTGTGACGCCTGTCGGAAGCGCAAGACTCGCTGCGTTACAAAGGACGGCGACGATAACTGCGTCCACTGCCAGCTGAGAGCCACGCCGTGTACTTTTCAGCATGATCCTCCGGAGCGCCAGGTCGCCAGCGGTAGTGGCAGTAGTGGTATTTCCGGCCCAAACTCAAATACAACAATCTCCCTGCAACAACAGGACGATGTCGGCCATGAGGACCAGAGCCAGACGTCAGCGCGGAGCATGAGCCAGAGCCGGAAAACGTCGCGAGACGATGTCCAGTCTGTCCAGTCTGTTCACTCTGTCCCCTCGGTCCAGGCATTTTTATCTCCTGCTGAGACCAGAGCTTCTGCTGATAGCGGCATTCCTCTCGCTCCGCCCTCTGTCATGGTCCCTGAGCTTGGTCCCCTGGACCGCACTATGGGATGCTCGTCTACGCGGTTTGCAGAGCTTTATGGTCTTGGGAGCGATATGGAGCCTATACTAATGCGACATCGACCCTACGATCCTCAGACTCACGAGTTTAGTCTCGACACGCATGCTATTCGACGCGTGCTGGAGAGAGATGACGGTCAGGAGTATCCCTTGACATTTCATATGGCTCGTGACGAAAAAGCAGTTGAAGGCGATCCGACATTTTCTCAAGTTGACGCTATCGAGAGCTGTGTTCGTCCTCACGGCCCAAGTCTTGTTGAGCTCTTCTGGAGACACGTACAACCATGCTATCCCATCCTCTCCAAGGACCCCTTTACCCTTGCCTACAGCCAGTCATACCGACGCATTCCCGCCGCCCTCCTCGGAGCCATCTACCTGTCCGCCATTCGCTGGTGGACCTACGACCCTGAGCTCTCCATCAGAAACCCCCCTGACGCCGCCCTCCTCCGCAGGATGCTACGGTCTGCCATACCAGCATCTTATCACCGCCCAAAGCTCAGTTCCATCCAGGCCGCcctcctcctgctgcagTGCCAGCCCGAGGACCCCCTCAACCCGGACCACACGTTCCAATGGGGACTCACCTGCCAGGCGCTTGCGATCGGCCAATGTCTTGGGCTTCACCTTGATGCGAGCAACTGGACTATTCCGCAATGGGAGAGAAATGTTCGCAAGCGGCTCAGCTGGGCGCTATTCATGCAGGATCGCTGGACCGCATTGGCTTACGGACGTCCTGTGCATATTCACGACGATGACTGGACAGTGGGCGATCTTACACCGGGCGATTTTTCTGATTTCGACAGCGAAGGCCACGCAGCTTCGGCGTCCGCTTCTGGATCGGTTTCTAGTTCTGTTTCTGTGTCTGGCTCTGACGATGACCGGCGATCTATCGCTGCGACTGGCATGACGCAGTTTATACAGATGGTGCGGTTGACGCAGATTCTATCCGTTGTCTACTCCAGCTTCTACACAGCGCGGACCTGTCGTGAGCAAGATACTGTTATTCTGTGGGAAAAAGCCCGGCCGCTCTTCGAGATGTTGACGAATTGGTACCATAGCATTCCGCCGACACTGCAGATGAACGTTATTTACCAGCGCAAGCTGTGCTTCCACGGATACCTGCACTTCTCCTACTACGGCGTGGTAATGACCCTGCTGCGCCGCTTAATACGCTCTACAGCACTCCCACCGCGATGCTCGGATGATCGAGTCCTCTCCAGCATTCGACAGATTGCGCTTCAGACAGCCCAGAGCGCCATATCTTTTGTCATAAGCTTGCGACCTGATCATCTCGAGGCGTTCTGGTACTTCACGTCACCCTACCTCTTCTCGCTCCTCGGCTCCTTCACCACATTACTTCTCGTCACTTCGTTATCATCGCAGGAGCGACATTTCTGGCAGGAAACCTTGAACTCGTATCTCTGGAACCTTCGCATGATGAGCAAAAGCCATCAACCGATGCAATATGCCGTTAATCGACTGAAAGGGGCTATATTGCGCGGGCTGGAGCATTCGCTCGCGGTTAATCTGAACGAGCCGCTTAATGATAAAGTTAGCCCGATGATGGGCAATTATGGTGCTGATGTTTATGAATATACTGATTTTGGCGACTGGGATCTCGCTGCGGGCGCGTCGGGGCCTTATGCGGGCGCGTCGGGGCCTTATGATCTCCTCAGCGGTTTGGTCATTCAGCCAAATCCTATGATGCCGCAGAGAGATCTTGGGTGA
- a CDS encoding related to HXT2-Hexose facilitator of moderately low affinity for glucose, producing MPKSFVVKYPYVWLCCGFAALGACLYGYEGVYFTGVSTLDVFVRDFGTRGDDGEFHISPQNLAVMTSMINVGELVGSLLAAPLNDLFGRKGSLFTGSVAVVVGVVMQLSTTSSRALITAGRAVSGFGVGTFSVTSPLYMGEIAPESLRSPLLMCWQLVLSVSQIIAAGINRSVIHNDTSFAYRFPIGFQLIFPLILFLGITWLPESPRWLLRRGHHDKAMRSLRLLHHEDKHYDAKPVMQNIEEDLEKESSSEIESAWIQLITDPIERRKVIYSAGALIAQQINGIQWFYYFGTIFSKAIGLKDPFLMTLIVFIIQVFVVLAAVLLANKIPRRPLLLITTGIMTVSIFVVGCLGIPGGTPSQTVGKVIISFVIIEIVAFNFAWGPLGWTIASEMAVGRNRNKIYAVAVASFWVTVWATVFTLPYLYYSANLGPKTGFVYTGLCFVTLSYVYFCVGEVTGRSMEEINGFFRDGIPARHWKKQPFVEAQRGHEVNLVEVQGHEKTANC from the exons ATGCCGAAAAGCTTCGTCGTCAAGTATCCCTACGTCTGGCTGTGCTGCGGCTTCGCTGCCCTCGGAGCTTGTCTGTACGGCTACGAGGGCGTATACTTTACCGGAGTTTCGACTCTCG ATGTCTTTGTTCGCGACTTTGGAACGCGGGGTGACGATGGCGAATTCCACATCTCGCCCCAGAACCTAGCTGTCATGACGAGCATGATCAATGTGGGCGAGTTAGTGGGATCGTTGTTAGCAGCACCGTTGAACGATCTATTCGGCCGAAAGGGCTCGCTCTTCACCGGCTCCGTTGCCGTGGTAGTTGGTGTTGTAATGCAGCTATCGACGACTTCGAGCCGTGCTCTTATCACCGCCGGTAGAGCCGTATCCGGGTTTGGGGTGGGAACCTTTTCCGTAACTTCGCCTTTGTACATGGGA GAAATAGCGCCGGAGTCTCTGAGAAGCCCCCTTCTCATGTGCTGGCAGCTCGTTTTGTCTGTCTCACAGATCATCGCTGCTGGCATCAACAGGAGTGTGATCCACAACGACACGAGTTTTGCTTATCGATTTCCGATTGGATTTCAACTCATCTTCCCATTGATTCTATTTCTTGGGATTACATGGCTTCCGGAATCGCCGCGCTGGTTGCTCCGCCGTGGGCATCATGACAAAGCGATGCGATCTCTCCGCTTACTTCACCATGAAGACAAGCACTACGACGCCAAACCCGTGATGCAGAATATCGAAGAAGATCTCGAAAAGGAAAGTTCTAGTGAAATTGAAAGCGCATGGATTCAACTAATCACAGATCCAATTGAACGTCGCAAGGTGATCTACAGCGCCGGCGCCCTGATCGCCCAGCAGATCAACGGCATCCAATGGTTCTACTACTTCggcaccatcttctccaaagCAATTGGACTCAAAGATCCATTTCTTATGACCCTTATCGTGTTCATCATTCAAGTCTTTGTCGTCCTCGCGGCGGTGTTGCTGGCTAACAAGATTCCGCGACGACCTCTCTTGCTCATCACCACGGGGATCATGACTGTGTCTATCTTTGTCGTTGGGTGCTTGGGTATCCCAGGAGGAACTCCGAGCCAAACTGTTGGGAAGGTGATTATCAGTTTTGTGATTATTGAGATTGTAGCATTCAACTTTGCTTGGGGTCCTCTTGGCTGGACTATT GCTTCTGAAATGGCTGTTGGAAGAAACCGAAACAAAATCTACGCCGTCGCCGTCGCTTCTTTCTGGGTCACGGTCTGGGCTACAGTCTTCACCCTACCATACCTCTACTACTCTGCCAATCTCGGTCCCAAGACAGGCTTCGTGTACACAGGTCTATGCTTCGTCACGCTGTCCTACGTATACTTCTGCGTCGGCGAAGTTACGGGCCGCAGTATGGAGGAGATAAACGGCTTCTTCCGGGATGGTATCCCTGCACGGCATTGGAAGAAGCAGCCGTTCGTTGAAGCCCAGAGAGGTCATGAGGTCAACCTCGTTGAGGTACAGGGACACGAAAAGACAGCGAATTGCTGA
- a CDS encoding related to quinate transport protein, with the protein MGGFRAVEDRPTPKEVYNWRLYTEAAVIATGSLLFGYDSAFIGTTIARDSFKRDFNIKPEDSADISSNITATFQAGAFFGAIICFLITEKIGRKWALQANVVVFLIGAILMTAATHQLSYIYAGRALTGIACGAITATVPSYIAELSIVSIRGILTGLFEVTYQTGSLIGFWINYGINQNMNPSSAAAWRVPMAVQIAPAAILFIGGFFLHESPLWLMRKNREEDATKALESLRQIPRDHKYLQEDLDMIRKRLVDEAFVASRFGTGPWALFRGAVSELTRKGMRNRVLLVFCSFALQNMSGAAAINYYSPTLFGSLGISDVALYTGIYGLVKAVASIIFYGALIDMWGRRNPTIISSAMCSVCLWIVGAYVKIGHPATIIAEGKELSPSTAAGGKAATAMIMIYSVFWSFGLNGIPWIVSAEIFPGALRTLTGTYAACVQWLTQFAITKALPYIFKSFGYGTWFFFACWMITATIWAFFFLPETKGKTLEEMDVMFGYVHDRAPSEQDDMVKAGARSSVTEHKEENV; encoded by the exons ATGGGTGGCTTTCGCGCTGTGGAAGATAGGCCTACGCCAAAGGAGGTGTACAATTGGCGATTGTACACTGAGGCTGCCGTTATTGCTACGGGATCATTGCT GTTCGGTTATGACTCTGCTTTTATCGGCACTACCATTGCTCGCGATAGCTTCAAACGtgacttcaacatcaagcctGAGGACTCGGCTGATATCTCGAGTAACATCACTGCTACCTTCCAAGCTGGTGCTTTCTTCGGTGCCATCATTTGCTTTTTGA TTACTGAGAAGATTGGTCGCAAGTGGGCTCTCCAGGCCAACGTTGTCGTGTTCCTCATCGGTGCTATTCTCATGACTGCTGCTACTCACCAATTGTCTTATATCT ACGCCGGCCGCGCTCTCACCGGTATCGCATGCGGTGCCATCACCGCCACAGTCCCCAGCTACATCGCCGAGCTCTCCATCGTCTCCATCCGCGGTATTCTTACCGGTCTCTTCGAAGTCACATACCAAACCGGTTCTCTGATCGGCTTCTGGATCAATTATGGCATCAACCAGAACATGAACCCTTCCTCCGCTGCAGCATGGCGAGTCCCCATGGCTGTGCAGATCGCCCCCGCTGCTATCCTCTTCATTGGTGgcttcttccttcatgaGAGTCCGTTGTGGTTGATGCGCAAGAATCGTGAGGAGGATGCTACCAAGGCGCTTGAGAGTCTGAGACAGATTCCTCGTGATCACAAGT ATCTTCAGGAGGATCTTGATATGATCCGAAAGCGTCTTGTGGATGAAGCCTTCGTTGCTAGCAGGTTTGGTACCGGACCCTGGGCTCTTTTCCGAGGTGCTGTATCTGAACTTACCCGCAAGGGAATGCGAAACCGTGTTCTGCTTGTTTTCTGCTCTTTTGCTCTGCAGAACATGTCTGGTGCTGCTG CTATCAACTATTACTCACCCACCCTTTTCGGTTCTCTTGGTATTAGCGATGTTGCCCTCTACACTGGTATCTATGGTCTTGTCAAGG CTGTCGCATCTATCATCTTCTATGGTGCTCTCATTGACATGTGGGGACGACGTAACCCTaccatcatctcatctgcCATGTGCTCTGTCTGTCTCTGGATCGTAGGAGCTTATGTCAAAATTGGACACCCCGCTACTATCATTGCTGAGGGCAAGGAGCTTTCTCCTTCGACTGCCGCTGGTGGTAAGGCTGCTACCGCTATGATCATGATTTACTCTGTCTT CTGGTCCTTTGGTCTCAACGGTATCCCCTGGATTGTCTCAGCTGAGATCTTCCCCGGTGCTCTCCGAACCTTGACTGGTACATACGCAGCCTGTGTTCAATG GCTCACCCAattcgccatcaccaaggctCTTCCCTACATCTTCAAGTCCTTCGGCTACGGAACGTGGTTCTTCTTCGCATGCTGGATGATCACCGCCACCATctgggccttcttcttcctccccgaGACAAAGGGAAAGACCCTcgaagagatggatgttATGTTTGGCTACGTTCACGATCGCGCTCCAAGTGAACAGGACGATAtggtcaaggctggtgcGAGATCCTCTGTGACCGAGCACAAGGAAGAAAATGTTTAA